A window of Flavobacterium flavigenum contains these coding sequences:
- a CDS encoding aconitate hydratase produces MAFDIEMIKKVYDNMPARVDAARQIVGRPLTLTEKILYNHLWDGNPTKAFGRGVDYVDFAPDRVACQDATAQMALLQFMHAGKSKVAVPTTVHCDHLIQAKVDAATDLARAKTQSNEVFDFLSSVSNKYGIGFWKPGAGIIHQVVLENYAFPGGMMIGTDSHTVNAGGLGMVAIGVGGADAVDVMSGMAWELKFPKLIGVKLTGKLSGWTAPKDVILKVAGILTVKGGTGAIVEYFGEGATAMSCTGKGTICNMGAEIGATTSTFGYDDSMSRYLRSTNRADVADAADKIASYLTGDPEVYANPEKYFDQVIEINLSELEPHLNGPFTPDLATPISKMKEEAIKNNWPLQIQVGLIGSCTNSSYEDISRAASLARQVAEKNLKTKAEFTITPGSEVVRSTIERDGFIDTFHKIGATVFANACGPCIGMWDREGAEKEERNTIVHSFNRNFSKRADGNPNTLAFVGSPELVTALAIAGDLGFNPLTDKLINEEGEEVMLDEPTGDELPEKGFYAEDPGFQAPAEDGSAVQVVVSPTSERLQLLAPFDAWDGQNITGAKLLIKAFGKCTTDHISMAGPWLRFRGHLDNISNNMLIGAVNAFNQKTNSVKNQLTGQYDAVPAVARAYKAAGVPSIVVGDHNYGEGSSREHAAMEPRFLGVKAVLVKSFARIHETNLKKQGLLGLTFANEEDYDKIQENDTINFTDLTEFAPGKPLTLEFVHADGSKDIILANHTYNEGQIGWFVAGSALNLIAAGKA; encoded by the coding sequence ATGGCTTTTGATATTGAAATGATTAAAAAAGTGTATGACAACATGCCTGCCCGTGTTGATGCAGCACGTCAGATTGTTGGTCGTCCACTTACTTTAACAGAGAAAATTTTGTATAACCACCTTTGGGATGGAAATCCAACCAAAGCTTTTGGAAGAGGAGTTGATTATGTTGACTTCGCACCGGATCGAGTAGCCTGTCAGGATGCAACGGCACAAATGGCCTTATTGCAGTTTATGCATGCTGGTAAATCAAAAGTTGCAGTTCCTACAACGGTTCACTGTGATCACCTGATTCAGGCAAAAGTAGATGCTGCTACCGATTTGGCCAGGGCAAAAACACAAAGTAATGAAGTTTTCGATTTCCTATCGTCAGTTTCTAATAAATACGGAATCGGTTTCTGGAAACCCGGAGCCGGAATCATTCATCAGGTAGTACTTGAAAATTATGCGTTCCCGGGCGGAATGATGATTGGTACCGATTCTCATACTGTAAATGCTGGAGGTTTAGGAATGGTAGCGATTGGTGTCGGCGGTGCTGATGCTGTAGATGTTATGTCTGGAATGGCGTGGGAATTGAAATTTCCTAAATTAATTGGAGTTAAACTAACCGGTAAGTTATCAGGCTGGACAGCTCCAAAAGATGTGATTCTTAAAGTTGCCGGTATTCTGACTGTAAAAGGAGGAACAGGTGCTATCGTAGAATATTTTGGCGAAGGCGCAACAGCTATGTCTTGCACCGGTAAAGGTACCATTTGTAACATGGGAGCTGAAATTGGAGCTACAACTTCAACTTTTGGTTACGATGATTCTATGAGCCGTTATCTGCGTTCTACAAACAGAGCAGATGTTGCTGATGCTGCAGATAAAATAGCTTCTTACTTAACAGGGGATCCGGAAGTTTACGCTAATCCTGAAAAATATTTTGATCAGGTTATCGAAATCAATTTATCAGAATTAGAGCCGCACTTAAACGGTCCTTTTACTCCTGATTTAGCGACTCCAATTTCTAAGATGAAAGAAGAGGCCATCAAAAATAATTGGCCATTGCAAATACAGGTTGGTTTAATTGGTTCTTGTACCAACTCATCCTATGAAGATATTTCCCGTGCAGCTTCTTTAGCCAGACAGGTTGCTGAGAAAAACTTAAAAACAAAAGCAGAATTTACAATCACTCCGGGGTCTGAAGTCGTCCGTTCTACAATCGAAAGAGACGGATTTATTGATACTTTTCATAAAATTGGAGCAACAGTTTTTGCCAACGCTTGTGGACCATGTATCGGTATGTGGGACAGGGAAGGAGCAGAGAAAGAAGAAAGAAATACAATCGTTCATTCTTTCAACCGTAACTTCTCAAAACGTGCAGACGGTAATCCGAATACTTTGGCTTTCGTAGGTTCTCCTGAATTGGTAACGGCTTTGGCTATTGCCGGTGATTTAGGTTTCAATCCATTAACAGATAAATTAATCAACGAAGAAGGTGAAGAAGTAATGCTTGATGAGCCAACTGGAGACGAATTGCCGGAAAAAGGTTTCTATGCCGAAGACCCAGGATTCCAGGCTCCGGCTGAAGACGGTTCTGCAGTTCAGGTTGTAGTGAGCCCTACTTCAGAACGTTTGCAATTGTTAGCTCCTTTTGATGCCTGGGATGGTCAAAATATTACTGGTGCTAAATTACTAATCAAAGCATTCGGAAAGTGTACAACAGACCACATTTCTATGGCCGGACCGTGGTTGCGTTTCCGTGGACACTTAGATAATATCTCAAACAACATGCTGATTGGTGCTGTAAATGCATTCAACCAAAAAACAAACTCAGTTAAAAATCAATTGACAGGGCAATATGATGCCGTTCCAGCGGTTGCCCGTGCCTACAAAGCAGCAGGAGTTCCGTCTATCGTTGTGGGAGATCACAATTATGGAGAAGGTTCTTCTCGTGAACATGCGGCAATGGAACCTCGTTTTTTAGGTGTCAAAGCGGTATTGGTGAAATCTTTTGCCCGTATCCACGAAACTAACCTTAAAAAACAAGGCCTTTTAGGATTAACTTTCGCTAACGAAGAAGATTACGATAAAATTCAGGAAAACGATACAATCAATTTTACTGATTTAACGGAATTCGCTCCGGGAAAACCATTAACATTGGAATTTGTTCATGCTGATGGTTCAAAAGATATAATTTTAGCAAACCATACGTACAATGAAGGTCAGATTGGGTGGTTCGTTGCTGGTTCTGCATTAAACTTAATTGCTGCCGGAAAAGCTTAA
- a CDS encoding peptidoglycan endopeptidase — MIFRFVFIFLLFSVSAFSQDNYIRHTISKGDNLYNIAKKYGVKPKDIANANPDAPKILKLNSVLVIPNSNSSQEIKSNQDVAQTNPGTHEVLAKETLWGISKKYKVSVEDLKKANPSLETEGLKIGKQIVIPSNGNSVVQQPIENAPSELVEVSREVMPKETKYAIAREFGITVAELERQNPEIKNKLPIGYQLKILASKEKANNLQASKTSQETTNTVNSSVVATNDTSVKKDSSTVIKVSNYPELVDQLIVSATENIGTRYRSGGTTKAGFDCSGLMYCTFGNFDIKLPRSSIEQSRVGTKVNPEEAQKGDLIFFKTNGRSRINHVGMVVEVVDEEIKFVHSSTHGGVIISSTKEPYYERTFSQVNRVLE, encoded by the coding sequence ATGATTTTCAGATTTGTCTTTATATTTTTGCTTTTTTCAGTAAGTGCTTTTTCTCAGGATAATTACATCAGGCATACCATTTCAAAAGGTGATAACCTTTACAATATTGCTAAAAAATACGGTGTTAAGCCAAAAGATATCGCAAACGCCAATCCCGATGCGCCGAAAATTTTAAAATTAAATTCGGTTTTAGTAATTCCCAATTCTAATTCATCTCAGGAAATAAAATCCAATCAAGACGTTGCTCAGACAAATCCCGGTACTCATGAGGTTTTGGCAAAAGAAACACTTTGGGGAATATCAAAAAAATATAAAGTCTCTGTTGAAGATCTGAAAAAAGCCAATCCTTCATTAGAAACGGAAGGGCTTAAAATTGGAAAACAGATTGTCATTCCTTCCAACGGGAATTCAGTAGTGCAGCAGCCGATTGAAAATGCTCCATCAGAATTGGTTGAAGTTTCAAGGGAAGTTATGCCAAAAGAAACAAAATACGCCATCGCGAGGGAATTCGGAATCACCGTAGCTGAATTAGAAAGGCAAAACCCTGAAATCAAAAATAAACTACCTATTGGTTATCAGCTAAAAATTCTTGCTTCCAAAGAAAAAGCAAATAACCTGCAGGCTTCAAAGACTAGTCAGGAAACAACAAACACTGTAAACTCTTCAGTTGTTGCAACAAATGATACATCTGTTAAGAAAGATTCCTCTACAGTAATAAAAGTTAGTAATTATCCAGAGTTAGTTGATCAGCTGATCGTAAGTGCTACTGAAAACATTGGTACGCGTTATCGCTCAGGAGGTACTACAAAAGCAGGTTTTGATTGCTCAGGACTAATGTATTGTACTTTTGGTAATTTTGATATTAAGCTGCCGAGAAGCTCTATAGAACAATCCAGAGTTGGTACAAAAGTCAATCCCGAAGAAGCCCAAAAAGGGGATTTAATTTTCTTTAAGACCAACGGAAGAAGCCGAATCAATCATGTTGGAATGGTTGTAGAAGTTGTTGATGAAGAAATTAAATTCGTTCATTCCTCAACTCATGGAGGGGTTATCATTTCTTCAACCAAAGAGCCTTATTACGAAAGAACTTTTTCGCAGGTAAACCGTGTTTTGGAATAA
- a CDS encoding APC family permease: MQENNQENFKRELGLLDGTMLVVGSMIGSGIFIVSADIARQVGSAGWLTLIWLISGLITIIAAVSYGELSAMFPKAGGQYVYLKEAYNKLIAFLYGWSFFAVIQTGTIAAVGVAFSKFAAYLYEPLSDENILFELGDFKLNAAQIVSIVTIVLLTYINSRGVKNGKVLQTVLTIIKILSLLGLIVFGLTLAAKASVWDANWADAWTPHTYDAEKGSWLPISGEALITGISAAMVGSLFSSDAWVGVTFIAGEIKNPKRNVGLSLFLGTFIVTIIYVLTNLMYLAVVPMNEIATAKSDRVAVVASQYIFGDIGTLVIAIMIMISTFACNNGLIMAGARVYYTMAKDGLFFKKAAVLNEFSVPSWALWAQCIWASALCLTGKYGALLDFVIIIVLIFYILTIYGIFILRKKMPDADRPYKAFGYPFLPLLYIVLASAISVSLLITKFSTCGWGILIMLIGIPVYYLTKPKE, translated from the coding sequence ATGCAGGAAAACAACCAGGAAAATTTTAAAAGAGAACTCGGATTATTAGACGGAACCATGCTTGTGGTAGGTTCTATGATCGGCTCCGGAATATTTATTGTGAGTGCTGACATTGCCAGACAAGTAGGTTCAGCAGGATGGCTGACATTAATCTGGTTAATTTCAGGATTAATTACCATTATTGCCGCTGTAAGTTATGGTGAGCTTAGTGCCATGTTCCCAAAAGCCGGAGGACAATATGTGTATCTGAAAGAAGCATATAATAAATTAATCGCCTTTTTGTACGGATGGAGCTTTTTTGCCGTGATTCAGACCGGTACAATTGCTGCTGTTGGTGTCGCTTTCTCAAAATTTGCGGCTTATCTTTATGAACCTCTAAGTGATGAAAATATATTATTTGAATTAGGCGATTTTAAACTCAATGCGGCGCAAATCGTATCTATTGTTACTATAGTTTTGCTAACATATATTAATAGTAGAGGTGTAAAAAACGGAAAAGTTCTTCAGACTGTTCTTACTATTATTAAGATACTATCCTTACTCGGTTTAATCGTTTTCGGATTAACGCTTGCCGCAAAAGCTTCTGTTTGGGATGCTAATTGGGCGGATGCCTGGACACCTCATACTTATGATGCAGAAAAAGGTTCATGGCTTCCTATTAGTGGAGAAGCTTTGATTACAGGTATTTCTGCAGCAATGGTAGGCTCGTTATTTTCAAGCGATGCCTGGGTGGGTGTAACTTTTATTGCAGGAGAAATTAAAAATCCGAAACGTAACGTAGGCTTGAGTTTGTTTCTGGGAACATTTATCGTTACTATTATTTACGTGTTGACAAACCTGATGTATCTTGCGGTAGTTCCGATGAATGAAATCGCAACAGCAAAATCAGACAGGGTAGCAGTAGTGGCTTCTCAGTATATTTTTGGTGATATTGGAACTTTAGTTATTGCCATTATGATTATGATTTCAACTTTTGCCTGTAACAACGGATTGATTATGGCGGGTGCCAGAGTGTATTATACGATGGCAAAGGATGGTTTGTTCTTTAAAAAAGCGGCTGTACTAAATGAATTTAGTGTTCCTTCATGGGCACTTTGGGCGCAGTGTATCTGGGCTTCTGCTTTATGTCTTACCGGAAAATACGGGGCTTTGCTGGACTTTGTAATTATTATCGTTTTGATTTTTTACATCCTGACAATCTACGGTATTTTTATATTACGCAAAAAAATGCCGGATGCTGACAGACCATACAAAGCATTTGGATATCCGTTTTTACCATTGCTTTACATCGTTTTGGCATCGGCGATCAGTGTTTCTTTACTGATTACAAAATTTTCAACTTGTGGTTGGGGAATTTTAATTATGCTGATTGGTATTCCTGTTTATTATTTGACAAAACCAAAAGAATAG
- a CDS encoding phosphatase PAP2 family protein, which translates to MFYKTISLVFLFGLFSANAQQNDSITKIDSTSSHLKFNYKQLIIPSVLIGYGVIGLESDQLLSFNSQIKKEVTEDIDEKITIDDFSLYAPAASVYALNAFGVKGKNNMRDRSVIFVTSYAIMATTVLSLKSIVHEERPDGSSNNSFPSGHTATAFAGAEFLWQEYKDKSIWYGIAGYAVATGTGLFRIYNNRHWLTDVAAGAGIGILSTKIAYWINPYITKKLFKSSSENKSTSIIMPFYNGQQYGLGFVKVF; encoded by the coding sequence ATGTTTTATAAAACTATTTCTCTGGTATTTCTATTCGGATTATTTTCTGCAAATGCACAGCAAAATGATTCTATTACAAAAATTGACAGCACTTCTTCACATTTAAAATTCAATTACAAGCAATTAATTATTCCATCTGTGTTAATTGGTTATGGCGTAATTGGTTTAGAAAGTGATCAGCTTTTGAGTTTTAATTCGCAAATCAAAAAAGAAGTGACCGAAGATATTGACGAGAAAATCACTATTGACGATTTCTCACTATACGCACCTGCAGCTTCCGTCTACGCGTTGAATGCTTTTGGCGTAAAAGGAAAAAATAATATGCGGGATCGTTCCGTAATATTTGTGACGTCCTACGCAATCATGGCCACAACTGTTTTAAGCTTAAAGTCGATTGTTCATGAAGAAAGACCAGACGGAAGTTCGAACAATTCTTTTCCTTCCGGGCATACGGCTACTGCTTTTGCCGGAGCTGAATTTTTATGGCAGGAATACAAAGACAAATCCATTTGGTACGGAATTGCAGGTTATGCCGTAGCAACAGGAACAGGCCTTTTTAGAATTTACAACAATCGCCATTGGCTGACAGATGTGGCTGCCGGAGCGGGAATTGGAATTCTGAGTACAAAAATTGCGTACTGGATTAATCCATATATCACTAAAAAACTTTTTAAATCCTCTTCTGAAAACAAATCGACATCGATAATCATGCCTTTTTATAATGGCCAGCAATATGGGTTAGGTTTCGTTAAAGTATTTTAA
- a CDS encoding sensor histidine kinase, which produces MRIKTKLNLGVGLLFLMIIILSLLSAYSVFLIKQDTENILKSNYNTLEYSRNMISALDEIKLGSKQTIQNFEKNLEKQTQNITEPGEKQATEKLKKSFALLAKNNTDETAKAQIRQDIFSIMKINLDAIKQKSDIAKKTAETSNFSIAIVGTLCFLIAFNLLVNLPNNIANPIKELTFSIKEIANKNYSERVHFTSHSEFGDLAKSFNTMAQKLEEYHDSNVYKLLFEKKRLETLINNMNDPIIGLDNEGIVLFANDEALKIVGLKSEDIIGKLTSELAVSNDLIRSLILKEDETPKKQPLKIFAHGKESYFEKEIHSITITPTGEEKEINIGDVIILRNITLFKELDFAKTNFIATVSHELKTPIASIKLSLQLLENTKTGEMNDDQKQLVESIKDDSQRLLKITGELLNLSQLETGNIQLNIEKSNPYAIVNYAVEAVKVQADQKQIQLIIDADENLKDVKADNEKTGWVLINYLSNAIRYSSEKSTILIKLKEENNQIVFQVIDTGKGIDARYKDKVFDKYFQIPGSPKSGTGLGLAISKEFIEAQNGSVGVESNLGLGSTFWFTLKV; this is translated from the coding sequence ATGAGAATTAAAACCAAATTGAATCTGGGTGTTGGATTATTATTTTTAATGATCATCATTCTCTCGTTATTGAGTGCTTATTCTGTTTTCTTAATTAAGCAGGATACCGAGAATATTCTGAAATCCAATTACAATACGCTGGAATATTCACGAAATATGATTTCTGCTTTGGATGAAATTAAATTAGGTTCGAAACAGACAATTCAGAATTTTGAAAAAAATCTAGAGAAGCAAACTCAAAATATTACGGAGCCAGGCGAAAAACAAGCGACCGAAAAACTGAAAAAAAGTTTTGCCCTTTTAGCTAAAAATAATACTGATGAAACCGCAAAGGCTCAGATTCGTCAGGACATTTTTTCGATTATGAAGATCAATCTGGATGCCATCAAACAGAAAAGTGACATTGCTAAAAAAACGGCAGAAACATCCAATTTCTCTATTGCAATTGTCGGGACTTTGTGCTTTTTGATTGCTTTTAATTTATTGGTTAATCTTCCAAATAACATTGCGAATCCGATTAAGGAATTAACTTTTAGCATTAAGGAAATTGCTAATAAAAATTATTCAGAGCGTGTTCATTTTACCAGTCACAGTGAATTTGGGGATCTTGCCAAATCGTTTAATACCATGGCGCAAAAACTGGAAGAATATCATGACAGCAATGTGTATAAACTTCTTTTTGAGAAAAAACGTTTGGAAACGCTTATCAATAATATGAACGATCCAATTATTGGTTTGGACAACGAAGGAATTGTTTTGTTTGCGAATGATGAAGCGCTGAAAATTGTCGGTTTGAAATCAGAAGATATTATTGGAAAACTAACATCTGAATTGGCGGTTTCGAATGATTTAATTCGTTCTTTAATTCTAAAAGAAGATGAAACCCCGAAAAAACAGCCTCTCAAAATTTTTGCTCACGGAAAAGAAAGTTATTTCGAAAAGGAGATTCACAGTATCACCATAACTCCAACAGGCGAAGAAAAAGAAATCAACATTGGCGATGTGATTATCCTGCGAAATATCACGCTTTTTAAAGAACTTGATTTTGCCAAAACCAATTTTATCGCCACAGTTTCGCACGAATTAAAAACGCCTATAGCCTCTATAAAATTAAGTCTGCAATTGCTTGAAAATACTAAAACGGGCGAAATGAACGACGACCAAAAACAACTGGTTGAAAGTATTAAAGATGATAGTCAGCGATTACTGAAAATCACGGGCGAATTACTGAATTTATCACAATTAGAAACGGGAAATATTCAGCTGAATATTGAAAAAAGTAATCCATATGCAATTGTGAATTATGCCGTTGAAGCCGTAAAAGTTCAGGCAGATCAAAAGCAGATTCAGTTAATTATTGATGCTGATGAAAACCTAAAAGACGTTAAAGCCGACAATGAAAAAACAGGCTGGGTTTTGATTAATTATTTATCAAATGCAATTCGTTATTCATCTGAAAAAAGTACTATTCTGATTAAATTAAAAGAAGAAAACAATCAGATCGTTTTTCAGGTAATTGATACCGGAAAAGGAATTGATGCCAGATACAAAGACAAAGTTTTCGATAAATATTTTCAGATTCCGGGGAGTCCAAAATCTGGAACGGGATTGGGTTTAGCGATTAGCAAAGAATTTATTGAAGCGCAGAATGGAAGTGTTGGTGTTGAGAGTAATTTGGGATTAGGAAGTACGTTTTGGTTTACGCTTAAAGTATAA
- a CDS encoding sensor protein KdpD translates to MENENNAQHFLDLIQKSRKGKFKIYIGMSAGVGKTFRMLQEAHSLLRNGIDVKIGYIETHNRKETHELLTGLPIIPRRTIFYKGKELEELDVQAIINLRPEVVIVDELAHTNIEGSKNEKRWQDVLEILEAGINVISAVNIQHIESLNEDVKRITGIDVQERIPDNVLRLADEVVNIDLTSEDLIARLKEGKIYTADKIQTALANFFKSEQILQLRELALKEVASQVVRKVENEVPQLHVLRHEKLLACISSNDKTAKIVIRKAARLASYYNGIWYVLYVETPKESTTRIALDKQRHLINNFKLAVQLGAEVIKLENENIANAILTTVEEKKITTVCIGKPHLNLFKVILSTTIFRRLLNKLSLSNVDLVILS, encoded by the coding sequence ATGGAAAACGAAAATAACGCACAGCACTTTCTCGATTTGATTCAGAAATCACGAAAGGGAAAATTTAAAATCTACATTGGGATGAGTGCCGGTGTGGGCAAAACTTTCCGTATGCTACAGGAAGCGCATTCGTTATTGCGAAACGGAATCGATGTGAAAATTGGTTATATCGAAACGCATAATCGGAAAGAAACGCATGAATTATTAACTGGTCTGCCGATTATTCCGAGGCGAACCATTTTTTATAAAGGCAAGGAACTTGAAGAACTCGACGTTCAGGCCATTATCAATCTGCGTCCGGAAGTGGTTATTGTCGATGAACTGGCGCATACCAATATTGAAGGTAGCAAAAACGAAAAGCGCTGGCAGGATGTTCTGGAAATTCTCGAAGCTGGAATTAATGTTATTTCGGCTGTGAATATTCAACATATTGAGAGTTTAAACGAAGATGTAAAACGAATTACAGGAATTGATGTTCAGGAAAGAATTCCGGATAATGTTTTGCGTCTGGCGGATGAAGTCGTGAATATCGATTTGACTTCGGAAGATTTGATTGCACGTTTAAAGGAAGGTAAAATTTATACAGCCGATAAAATTCAGACCGCTTTAGCAAATTTCTTTAAATCGGAACAAATTCTACAATTGCGGGAATTGGCATTGAAGGAAGTTGCAAGTCAGGTGGTGCGGAAAGTAGAAAATGAAGTACCTCAGCTTCATGTTTTACGACATGAAAAACTTTTAGCCTGTATTAGTAGTAATGATAAAACGGCTAAAATTGTAATCAGAAAAGCAGCGCGTCTGGCGAGTTATTACAACGGAATCTGGTATGTATTATATGTGGAAACGCCCAAAGAAAGCACAACTAGAATTGCACTCGACAAACAACGGCATTTAATTAATAACTTTAAACTCGCTGTACAATTGGGCGCCGAAGTGATAAAATTAGAAAACGAAAATATTGCTAATGCAATCCTGACAACTGTAGAAGAAAAAAAAATTACAACTGTCTGCATCGGAAAACCGCATTTGAATTTATTTAAAGTAATTTTGTCTACAACAATTTTCAGGCGCCTGCTAAACAAACTTTCTTTATCAAACGTTGATCTTGTCATACTGTCTTAA
- a CDS encoding porin, with protein sequence MKKIILTALIAFGFSNLHAQSASKSPFTFSGYVDVYYSYDFAKPENHTRPGFLYSYNKSNEVNLNLGMAKVNYAKDNIRGNFALMAGTYAEYNMSAEQDLLKNIYEANVGVKISKNHNLWIDAGIMPSHIGFESAIGKDCATLTRSILAENSPYYEAGVKIGYTSESGKWYLAGMYLNGWQRIQKVEGNQTPAFGTQVTFKPSDKVTLNWSTYAGNEQPDIDKKWRYFNDFYGQFKLNEKTNITAGFDIGSQQSAKDSNKYDIWFSPIVILQYKPTDKIQLAMRGEYYSDEKDVIIATETPNGFKTYGFSANFDYLVSDNVMFRIEARNLSSKDEIFTKNNQPTDSNTFVTTSLAISF encoded by the coding sequence ATGAAAAAAATAATACTTACTGCTTTAATCGCTTTTGGTTTTAGCAATTTACACGCACAGTCAGCATCTAAAAGTCCATTTACGTTTTCGGGATATGTTGATGTTTATTACAGTTATGATTTTGCAAAACCTGAAAATCATACGCGTCCGGGATTTTTGTATAGTTATAATAAAAGTAATGAGGTCAACCTCAACCTTGGAATGGCAAAAGTGAATTATGCTAAAGACAATATCCGCGGGAATTTTGCCTTGATGGCAGGAACTTATGCCGAGTATAATATGTCGGCAGAACAGGATTTATTGAAAAATATTTATGAAGCAAATGTTGGTGTAAAGATTTCGAAAAATCATAATTTATGGATTGACGCCGGAATTATGCCTTCGCATATTGGTTTTGAAAGTGCGATTGGAAAAGATTGTGCAACGCTTACGCGTAGTATTCTTGCCGAAAATTCACCTTATTATGAAGCGGGCGTAAAAATTGGCTACACTTCTGAATCTGGAAAATGGTATTTGGCCGGAATGTATTTGAATGGCTGGCAGAGAATTCAGAAAGTAGAAGGCAATCAGACTCCGGCTTTTGGAACGCAGGTTACTTTTAAACCTTCGGATAAAGTGACTTTGAACTGGAGTACGTATGCTGGAAACGAACAACCAGATATCGATAAAAAATGGCGTTATTTTAATGATTTTTACGGGCAATTTAAGTTGAACGAGAAAACAAATATTACGGCTGGTTTTGATATTGGCTCACAGCAATCGGCTAAAGACAGTAATAAATACGATATTTGGTTTTCGCCAATTGTGATTTTGCAATACAAGCCGACAGATAAAATTCAGCTTGCTATGCGTGGCGAATATTACAGCGACGAAAAAGATGTTATCATCGCAACAGAAACTCCAAACGGATTTAAAACGTACGGATTTTCAGCTAACTTTGATTACTTAGTTTCTGATAATGTTATGTTTAGAATCGAAGCCAGAAATCTTTCGAGTAAAGATGAAATTTTCACAAAAAACAATCAGCCAACAGACTCGAATACATTTGTAACGACTTCTTTGGCGATTAGTTTTTAA
- a CDS encoding K(+)-transporting ATPase subunit C: protein MKNIFSILKLTVVTLILFAVIYPLSIYGVAQLAPNQGKGETISVNGKVVGYQKIGQKFDKSNYFWGRPSAVDYNAAGSAGSNKGPSNAEYLALVQKRIDTFLVVHPYLKKSEIPADMVTASGSGLDPNISPQSALIQVKRIAKERKLDEAKVKTLVESKINTAVVGPETVNVLELNIALDQLK, encoded by the coding sequence ATGAAAAATATATTTTCTATACTAAAACTTACCGTAGTGACTTTAATTCTGTTTGCGGTTATTTATCCCTTATCTATTTATGGAGTTGCACAATTGGCTCCAAATCAAGGAAAAGGCGAAACGATTTCTGTTAACGGAAAAGTCGTTGGTTATCAAAAAATCGGACAGAAGTTCGATAAATCTAATTATTTCTGGGGAAGACCTTCGGCTGTTGATTACAATGCGGCGGGAAGTGCCGGAAGCAACAAAGGCCCGAGCAACGCTGAATATCTGGCTTTGGTTCAGAAACGAATTGATACTTTTTTAGTCGTTCATCCGTATTTGAAGAAATCTGAAATTCCAGCTGATATGGTAACAGCTTCAGGAAGCGGATTGGATCCGAATATTTCTCCTCAAAGCGCTTTGATTCAGGTAAAACGTATTGCTAAGGAAAGAAAATTGGATGAAGCTAAAGTAAAAACTTTGGTAGAATCTAAAATTAATACTGCGGTTGTTGGCCCTGAAACTGTTAATGTTTTGGAGTTGAATATTGCTTTGGATCAGTTAAAGTAA